In a single window of the Bacillus mycoides genome:
- a CDS encoding response regulator transcription factor, with protein MRVLIVEDEKDLQNILVKRLNAEYYSVDGCGNGEDALDYISMATYDLIVLDIMIPGIDGLQVLQRLRADNNTTPVLLLTAKDTIDDRVTGLDLGADDYLVKPFAFDELLARIRVLMRRKTGNTSNVFEIADLVVDCNMHKVTRGDQVINLSSKEFAILEYMIRNKEVVLTRDKIEQHVWNYDYEGGSNIIDVYVRYLRKKIDSQFETKLIHTVRGTGYVLRVES; from the coding sequence ATGCGAGTTCTTATTGTCGAAGATGAAAAAGACTTACAAAATATATTGGTAAAACGATTAAATGCAGAATATTATAGTGTCGATGGATGTGGGAATGGAGAAGATGCTTTGGATTATATAAGCATGGCTACCTACGATTTGATTGTGCTTGACATTATGATTCCCGGAATAGATGGTTTACAAGTATTACAAAGATTACGTGCGGACAATAATACAACTCCTGTCTTGCTTCTTACAGCTAAAGATACAATTGATGATCGCGTAACAGGACTCGACTTAGGTGCGGACGATTATTTAGTAAAGCCCTTTGCTTTTGATGAGCTGTTAGCAAGAATTCGAGTGTTGATGCGAAGAAAAACAGGAAATACATCTAATGTGTTTGAAATCGCTGACCTAGTGGTGGATTGCAATATGCATAAAGTAACAAGAGGAGATCAAGTTATCAATCTTTCCAGTAAAGAATTTGCTATTTTAGAATATATGATTCGTAATAAAGAAGTTGTGTTGACACGAGATAAAATTGAGCAACATGTGTGGAATTACGACTATGAAGGTGGCTCGAATATTATTGATGTTTACGTCCGCTATCTTCGCAAAAAAATTGATAGCCAGTTTGAAACGAAGTTAATTCATACAGTACGAGGAACTGGTTACGTATTGCGAGTAGAATCATGA
- a CDS encoding PepSY domain-containing protein produces MLKHKKKIIISVIAILIIGIAIVGGYYGMGYNYAKKNENYTEKQVREISLAHTNGEIINVKKEFELEDDNLAQSKFEYEVEIKTPENLLNILKVSARTGTIEINNED; encoded by the coding sequence ATGTTAAAACATAAAAAGAAAATAATTATAAGTGTAATTGCTATTTTAATAATCGGTATCGCTATTGTTGGTGGATATTATGGTATGGGTTACAATTATGCGAAAAAGAATGAAAACTATACAGAGAAACAAGTTCGTGAAATTTCTTTAGCTCATACAAATGGAGAAATTATTAATGTGAAAAAAGAATTCGAATTAGAAGATGACAACTTAGCACAATCTAAATTTGAATATGAAGTGGAAATCAAGACACCCGAGAATCTATTAAATATTTTAAAGGTTAGTGCTAGAACAGGCACGATAGAAATCAATAATGAAGACTGA
- a CDS encoding condensation domain-containing protein, with the protein MEQRKFSVTPQDRMNYVLGLYSADQQINAVLYFPVGISKEILEQSVRITLQLQPVLNSRFVENDIPYWEEHSSATNSPICLFAEGNNQELEIMAIDFIKEPGDRIQGPMVQTKLLRGTTTDMLVVKLSHLCSDGAGVKEYINLLGAIYTQLSLGQSKNQIMKEFGEGNESFRDQSHVFKYAGISDIKSAYRPSQEQQASLWSFPSQPNKNKSPQMSVRRLSHEQSLRLTQWTKAQQATLNDVIMTAYFRVLSHFTVYAEPRTAEKMIGLTIDLRRYLPNYTTGAICNLSGMEMPVIKMEDNESFNQTLVRIKQSMDKIKSQNPGLSSAAGMELLAGMKLSVVKEMYNQQYEQALQMGMALPLLTNFGVIADEPIQFGEVQAEDGYMTSPIMYAPFFSMGASFYNGRLTFTIGYHTPDTSKEEVDKFLESVVNQLS; encoded by the coding sequence ATGGAACAAAGAAAGTTTTCAGTAACACCTCAAGATCGAATGAATTATGTATTAGGTCTTTATTCTGCAGATCAACAAATTAATGCAGTTCTTTATTTTCCTGTAGGTATATCAAAGGAAATACTTGAACAATCAGTAAGGATAACGTTACAATTGCAGCCGGTTTTGAACAGCCGGTTTGTAGAAAATGATATCCCTTACTGGGAGGAACATTCATCTGCCACTAACTCACCTATTTGCCTTTTTGCAGAAGGAAATAATCAAGAACTTGAAATAATGGCAATAGATTTTATTAAGGAACCCGGTGATCGTATTCAGGGGCCTATGGTTCAAACAAAATTATTACGAGGCACTACAACAGATATGTTAGTTGTGAAATTATCTCATCTATGTTCAGATGGCGCAGGGGTCAAGGAATATATTAATTTGCTTGGAGCAATTTATACTCAACTTTCCTTGGGACAATCTAAGAATCAAATTATGAAGGAATTTGGTGAGGGAAATGAGAGTTTTCGAGATCAATCACATGTATTCAAATATGCTGGAATATCGGACATAAAAAGCGCGTATCGTCCTAGCCAAGAACAACAGGCATCGTTATGGTCTTTTCCATCTCAACCCAACAAAAATAAATCCCCTCAAATGTCTGTACGGCGGTTGAGCCATGAGCAATCTCTACGTCTAACCCAATGGACAAAAGCACAACAGGCTACCTTGAATGATGTAATCATGACTGCCTACTTCCGAGTTTTATCACATTTCACTGTGTATGCAGAACCTCGCACCGCAGAAAAAATGATCGGTTTAACAATTGATTTACGTCGATATCTGCCTAATTATACAACTGGTGCTATTTGCAACTTATCCGGCATGGAAATGCCAGTGATTAAAATGGAGGATAATGAATCATTTAATCAGACTCTCGTTCGAATTAAACAATCAATGGATAAAATAAAGTCTCAAAATCCAGGTCTGTCTTCAGCAGCAGGAATGGAGCTACTGGCAGGTATGAAGCTATCTGTGGTGAAGGAAATGTATAATCAGCAATACGAGCAGGCTTTACAGATGGGGATGGCGTTGCCGTTACTGACAAATTTCGGGGTGATCGCTGATGAACCTATTCAGTTTGGTGAAGTTCAAGCTGAGGACGGGTATATGACATCACCCATTATGTATGCGCCATTCTTTTCAATGGGTGCAAGCTTTTATAATGGGAGACTTACATTTACGATTGGTTATCATACACCGGATACATCAAAAGAAGAGGTAGACAAATTTTTGGAAAGTGTTGTTAATCAACTATCATAA
- a CDS encoding VOC family protein has product MPVRRIEHVGLMVANLETSISFYEEVVGLQLIKRMGHPNPDLKLAFLGVEESKETILELIEGYNSSLPAEGKVHHICFKVDSLEDEIERLKKHKVTFLLGEEIETLPDGTRYIFFAGPDGEWIEFFETER; this is encoded by the coding sequence ATGCCAGTTAGAAGAATAGAACACGTTGGACTTATGGTTGCAAACTTAGAAACATCTATTTCATTTTATGAAGAAGTAGTCGGCTTACAGCTCATTAAACGTATGGGGCACCCGAATCCAGACTTAAAACTCGCTTTTTTAGGTGTAGAAGAATCGAAGGAAACGATACTCGAACTCATTGAAGGCTACAACTCTTCTCTTCCGGCAGAAGGAAAAGTACACCACATTTGCTTTAAAGTGGATTCATTAGAGGATGAAATCGAAAGACTAAAGAAACACAAAGTAACCTTTCTACTAGGAGAAGAAATTGAAACATTACCAGATGGAACACGTTACATATTCTTCGCTGGCCCTGACGGAGAGTGGATTGAGTTTTTTGAGACGGAGAGATAA
- a CDS encoding AAA domain-containing protein, with amino-acid sequence MFGEKEGDYTMNTTTQTPSLSATMKEWHYALAYEIKHWKTIGGSKISIMNGRFLYTDYESTVYVFQLISEVSLPEGSPIRIEFDGEEATGEVLSVHGLEIELKLNDYIQGEIREAVLYSEPWQLLEQLQERLKEAHKDKLKRNRIKRLVDGTSSPKHLEKMKNTKNELAYRSFYNPTTYVWGPPGTGKSYNLSRIISAHYQKGKSVLVLAHSNAAVDVLMSEVTKQIEKKKKWTPGEIVRYGYSQHEHIRNHETLLASKLVETTNGSWGEERLYLEETRQDLREKILSYKATSADKKRIQEIESDLRKQKAKIKEVEKEYIENAKVIGATLSKCAIDSLIYERTFDLVVVDEVSMAYVPQIALAASLGKRIVVCGDFLQLPPIAMANHELVRKWLGEDMFYHAGIVDSVNKSEAHPNLFMLQEQRRMHTDISKFTNSFIYKNRVYDHPSVSERKELAKLQPFANEASVLFDTSLMGAFSLKDAASGSRFNIMSGLVAMQMMLIGLLDGVQSIGVVTPYRAQSRFLSTCIREMLQKTKYQNIPVLAATVHKFQGSERDMMIFDTVDSYPQERPGVLFFDHKNHRLVNVAVTRARGKFIQLSDCHYMRKNLSRKQALSQLTAHIERHGDVYDRTTSRQLWERKISKRLRWFMEMNLEEPKGLLKDILAAKRKIIISLPSTKQVDKRVWQALMRTNAQITVYSDGPVPLKNVKLQRQNKAFPFIVIDDEIFWAGAPLTSQMMFEGSMEFPYICARLQAPETIGVLKGFLDIR; translated from the coding sequence ATGTTTGGGGAGAAGGAAGGAGATTATACGATGAATACAACTACTCAAACTCCTTCATTATCGGCAACGATGAAAGAGTGGCATTATGCATTAGCGTATGAAATTAAACATTGGAAAACGATAGGTGGTAGTAAAATTTCTATCATGAACGGTCGTTTTTTATATACAGATTATGAAAGTACAGTATACGTATTTCAGCTTATTTCGGAAGTAAGCTTACCTGAAGGTTCACCAATTCGAATTGAGTTCGATGGTGAGGAAGCGACGGGGGAAGTATTATCTGTACATGGATTAGAAATAGAACTGAAATTAAATGATTATATACAAGGTGAAATACGAGAAGCGGTTTTATACAGTGAACCGTGGCAATTGTTAGAACAACTACAAGAGCGATTGAAAGAGGCACATAAAGATAAGCTAAAACGTAATCGTATAAAGCGTCTTGTTGATGGGACGAGCAGTCCGAAACATCTTGAAAAGATGAAAAATACGAAAAATGAATTGGCGTATCGTTCTTTTTACAATCCAACAACGTACGTGTGGGGACCACCGGGAACAGGGAAGTCGTACAATTTATCACGTATTATTTCGGCTCATTATCAAAAAGGAAAATCGGTACTTGTGTTAGCTCATAGTAATGCGGCAGTAGACGTATTAATGAGCGAGGTAACGAAGCAAATTGAGAAGAAAAAGAAATGGACGCCTGGCGAAATTGTTCGTTACGGTTATAGTCAACATGAACATATACGAAATCATGAAACGTTACTTGCATCGAAGTTAGTTGAAACGACGAATGGATCTTGGGGAGAAGAAAGACTCTATTTAGAAGAGACACGACAAGATCTTCGTGAAAAGATTTTATCATATAAAGCGACTTCTGCTGATAAGAAGCGTATACAAGAGATTGAAAGTGATCTTCGAAAGCAAAAAGCGAAAATTAAAGAAGTAGAAAAAGAATACATTGAAAATGCGAAAGTAATCGGTGCGACTTTATCGAAATGTGCAATTGATTCACTTATTTATGAGCGTACATTTGATTTAGTTGTCGTAGATGAAGTAAGTATGGCTTATGTTCCGCAAATCGCATTAGCTGCTTCACTTGGGAAACGTATTGTCGTTTGTGGTGACTTTTTACAGTTACCTCCGATTGCGATGGCGAACCATGAACTCGTTCGAAAATGGCTCGGTGAAGATATGTTTTATCATGCAGGGATTGTTGATTCTGTAAATAAATCAGAAGCACATCCGAACCTTTTTATGCTGCAGGAGCAAAGACGTATGCATACGGATATATCGAAGTTTACGAATTCATTTATTTATAAAAATAGAGTGTACGATCATCCATCTGTTTCAGAGCGTAAAGAACTTGCGAAACTGCAACCGTTCGCAAATGAGGCGAGTGTTTTATTTGATACGAGCTTAATGGGAGCCTTTTCTTTAAAAGACGCTGCTTCCGGTTCTCGTTTTAATATTATGTCTGGTTTAGTAGCGATGCAAATGATGTTAATTGGATTGTTAGACGGTGTTCAATCTATCGGTGTAGTTACGCCTTACAGGGCACAGTCCCGCTTTTTATCAACGTGCATTAGAGAAATGTTGCAGAAAACGAAATATCAAAACATACCAGTTTTAGCGGCGACAGTTCATAAGTTTCAAGGGTCTGAAAGAGATATGATGATTTTTGATACGGTAGATAGTTATCCGCAAGAACGACCTGGCGTGTTATTCTTTGACCATAAAAATCATCGCCTCGTCAACGTTGCAGTTACGAGAGCGAGAGGGAAGTTCATTCAATTATCAGATTGCCACTACATGCGTAAAAATCTTTCGAGAAAACAAGCGTTATCACAATTAACAGCTCATATAGAACGTCACGGAGATGTATATGATCGCACGACATCAAGACAATTGTGGGAGCGGAAAATTTCGAAACGTTTACGCTGGTTTATGGAAATGAATCTTGAAGAGCCGAAAGGGTTATTGAAAGATATTTTAGCCGCAAAACGAAAAATTATTATTTCACTTCCAAGTACAAAGCAAGTGGATAAGCGAGTCTGGCAAGCGTTAATGCGTACAAATGCGCAAATAACAGTGTATAGTGATGGACCAGTTCCGTTAAAAAATGTAAAGTTACAAAGACAAAATAAAGCATTCCCGTTTATCGTAATCGATGATGAAATCTTTTGGGCAGGAGCACCTCTTACATCTCAAATGATGTTTGAAGGTAGTATGGAATTTCCGTACATATGTGCAAGATTACAAGCACCTGAAACAATTGGCGTATTAAAAGGGTTTTTAGATATTCGGTAA
- a CDS encoding M20 family metallopeptidase: MGATGVTSQRKTIEESIERNKEKYIETSHNIHANPEIGNQEFYASRTLSLLLGSAGFQLQHNIAGHETGFIARKSSGKQGPVIAFLAEYDALPGLGHACGHNLIGTISVAAAIALSETLEEIGGEVVVFGTPAEEGGPNGSAKSSYVKAGLFKNIDAALMIHPSGKTAPTSPSLAVDPLDFHFYGKTAHAAASPEEGINALDAIIQLYNSINALRQQLPSDVRIHGVITEGGKAPNIIPDYAAARFFIRAATRKRCAEVTEKVRNIAQGAALATGTKVKIHQFQNEIDELLVTKTFNDVVAEELELLGEDVNRKERVGIGSTDAGNVSQVVPTIHPYIKIGPDDLIAHTNEFREAARSELGDKALITSAKALANTAYRLITEEGLLEKVKEEFREEQRNQG; this comes from the coding sequence ATGGGAGCGACAGGAGTAACGTCACAAAGAAAAACAATTGAAGAGAGTATAGAAAGAAATAAGGAAAAGTACATAGAAACAAGTCATAATATTCATGCGAATCCGGAGATTGGTAACCAAGAGTTTTACGCATCAAGAACGTTAAGTTTGTTGTTAGGAAGCGCAGGATTTCAGTTGCAGCACAATATAGCTGGTCATGAAACAGGATTTATCGCGCGAAAAAGTTCCGGGAAACAAGGACCAGTTATCGCATTTTTAGCTGAGTATGATGCTTTACCAGGACTCGGTCATGCGTGTGGTCACAATTTAATCGGAACAATTAGCGTTGCAGCAGCGATCGCGTTATCAGAAACGCTTGAGGAAATCGGCGGAGAAGTTGTCGTGTTCGGAACACCAGCAGAAGAGGGCGGGCCAAATGGTAGCGCAAAATCGAGTTATGTGAAAGCTGGCTTATTTAAAAACATTGATGCGGCGCTTATGATTCATCCGAGCGGAAAAACAGCTCCAACGAGTCCGTCACTAGCAGTTGATCCACTAGATTTTCATTTTTACGGAAAAACAGCTCACGCAGCGGCCTCACCAGAAGAAGGAATTAACGCATTAGATGCGATTATCCAGCTGTATAACAGTATTAATGCACTTCGCCAACAACTCCCATCAGATGTGAGAATTCATGGTGTTATTACTGAGGGCGGGAAAGCACCTAATATTATTCCTGACTACGCCGCAGCAAGGTTCTTCATCCGCGCAGCAACGAGAAAAAGATGTGCGGAAGTAACAGAGAAAGTAAGAAACATCGCACAAGGAGCAGCGTTAGCAACAGGTACAAAAGTAAAAATTCATCAATTCCAAAATGAAATCGATGAACTACTCGTAACAAAAACATTTAATGACGTTGTAGCGGAAGAGTTAGAACTACTAGGTGAAGATGTAAACCGTAAAGAAAGAGTAGGAATTGGCTCAACAGATGCAGGAAATGTAAGCCAAGTCGTACCGACAATTCATCCGTACATTAAAATCGGTCCAGATGACTTAATTGCACATACGAATGAATTTAGAGAAGCGGCACGTTCAGAATTAGGAGATAAAGCGCTAATTACATCCGCAAAAGCACTAGCAAATACGGCGTATCGATTAATTACAGAAGAAGGTTTGTTAGAAAAGGTGAAGGAGGAGTTTAGGGAGGAGCAGAGGAATCAGGGGTAG
- a CDS encoding DUF2199 domain-containing protein — translation MNEKIGYVCKFCGVFHDELPICYGNEAPDYFYYIPEEELESRVEMDEDLCVIDDEYFFMKGCIEIPVLDGEGPFIWDVWVSLSETNFQKTLDYWETKGRENELEPMFGWLSTQLPCYPDTVSLKTMVHTREIGYKPYIQLELTDHPLSIEQKDGIKLDRIQEIAEEICYQNNEEIND, via the coding sequence ATGAACGAAAAAATAGGCTATGTTTGTAAATTTTGCGGAGTATTTCACGATGAACTCCCTATATGTTATGGGAATGAGGCTCCCGATTATTTTTACTATATCCCTGAAGAAGAGCTAGAGAGTCGAGTTGAAATGGATGAAGATCTATGTGTAATTGATGATGAATATTTCTTTATGAAAGGTTGTATTGAAATTCCAGTTTTAGATGGAGAGGGACCTTTTATATGGGATGTATGGGTATCTTTAAGTGAAACAAACTTCCAAAAGACGCTTGATTACTGGGAAACGAAAGGAAGAGAAAACGAATTAGAGCCAATGTTTGGTTGGTTATCTACCCAACTTCCTTGTTATCCAGATACAGTAAGTTTAAAAACAATGGTTCATACTAGAGAAATCGGTTACAAACCTTATATTCAACTCGAACTAACAGACCATCCATTATCTATTGAACAAAAAGATGGTATTAAACTAGATCGCATCCAAGAAATTGCTGAAGAAATTTGTTATCAAAATAACGAAGAAATAAATGATTAG
- a CDS encoding Lrp/AsnC family transcriptional regulator, translating into MQNAVKLDEIDHKIMNLLYENARISVSEIGRIISMTQPAVKERINKLEDQGVIAAYRTKFEPSKINKNIQAFIMFKTSQCSDFIQYCNAAPEVTDLYRISGEFNYMMKVMSDSMDSLAAFLDSLMQFGLSSPLIVLKSEFEEKLSF; encoded by the coding sequence ATGCAAAACGCAGTAAAACTAGATGAAATTGACCATAAAATTATGAACTTGTTGTATGAAAATGCGAGAATTTCTGTTTCAGAAATAGGACGTATTATATCCATGACGCAGCCTGCTGTAAAAGAACGCATTAACAAGCTTGAAGATCAAGGGGTTATAGCTGCTTACCGAACGAAATTTGAGCCTTCCAAAATTAATAAAAACATCCAAGCATTCATTATGTTCAAAACGAGTCAATGCTCTGATTTTATCCAATATTGTAATGCCGCTCCTGAAGTAACAGATTTATATCGAATTAGCGGGGAATTTAATTATATGATGAAAGTCATGAGCGATTCGATGGATTCTCTCGCTGCATTTTTAGACTCTTTAATGCAATTTGGATTATCATCTCCTTTAATTGTTTTAAAGAGTGAATTTGAAGAGAAATTGTCGTTCTGA